From Caretta caretta isolate rCarCar2 chromosome 14, rCarCar1.hap1, whole genome shotgun sequence, the proteins below share one genomic window:
- the LOC125621792 gene encoding L-amino-acid oxidase-like, whose amino-acid sequence MNAFFWLWKEVAEKLEEQECERTMLGGIAIVDEDRNIVQEDLDYLENLSNRNGMKCSSSKCKVMHFGTNNKNFFCKLETYQLEVTEEEKDLGLLVDHKMTMSYPFKAIICTVIKVCDYEKGYKVSQPLLGSVEHRGSRGEERDEGKSRCFPVFLQLFLLVAFPSLESLPGKPKKWEQCFDDPDYDELVDIVKNGLEKKCNSKKVVIVGAGISGLTAAKLLRDAGCKVLILEASGRLGGRIETYRERDWYIDLGPMRLPKHHRIVREFIKQFKLKLNAFYNTDANAWYLVNNVRVRYKDAEKNPDILRYPVHPAEKGKSATQLYEQTLDKVTTDCSALKEKYDSFSTKEYLIKEGNLSRGAIDMIGDLLNEDGRFYMSFLHSVMAHVTFSDTSFDEITGGFDQLSDAFYQHIRGGIQFHSAAVKILTKGDQVRVFYRRANTSVPLSVTADYVLVTATAKAARLIKFSPPLSPLKTHALRSMHYTKDVKIALACTKKFWEKDGIHGGRSITDRPSRFVYYPNHNFPSGLGVILASYTWGDDTEFFIPLSDEKCVDVVLGDLAEIHQVPKDYIRSVCNKYVIKKWGLDRYSMGSYVSFTQYQYVDYAKALFQNEGRIHFSGELTAQPHAWIDTAMKSAVRAARNIHAVINASPKQQQHELKENEL is encoded by the exons ttgggaggtattgccattGTGGATGAAGACAGGAATATtgtacaagaagatctggattaCCTTGAAAACttgagtaatagaaatgggatgaaatgtagTAGTtcaaagtgtaaggtcatgcacttTGGGACCAACAATAAGAATTTTTTCTGTAAACTGGAGACTtaccagttggaagtgacagaggaggagaaagacctgggtctGCTGGTTGATCATAAAATGACTATGAGCTACCCAT TCAAAGCCATAATTTGCACGGTGATTAAAGTATGTGACTATGAAAAAGGGTATAAAGTATCACAACCACTATTGGGTTCAGTAGAGCACAGAGGATCAAGGGGGGAAGAAAGAGATGAAGGGAAAAGCAGGTGCTTTCCAG TATTTCTTCAGCTCTTCCTCCTTGTGGCATTCCCAAGCTTGGAGAGCCTGCCTGGCAAACCGAAGAAGTGGGAACAATGCTTCGATGACCCTGACTATGACGAACTGGTGGATATTGTCAAAAACGGATTGGAAAAAAAGTGTAATTCAAAGAAGGTGGTGATTGTTGGGGCAGGAATCAGTGGACTCACAGCTGCCAAATTGTTGAGAGATGCTGGTTGCAAG GTTCTGATTCTGGAAGCCAGTGGCCGCTTGGGAGGACGCATCGAGACCTATCGAGAACGAGATTGGTACATAGATCTGGGACCCATGCGTTTGCCAAAACATCACAG GATTGTGCGTGAATTTATTAAACAATTTAAACTTAAACTGAATGCATTCTATAATACTGATGCGAATGCCTGGTATTTGGTTAACAATGTCAGGGTGAGATATAAAGATGCAGAAAAAAACCCTGATATTTTGCGGTACCCCGTGCACCCTGCAGAGAAGGGAAAATCTGCCACTCAGCTTTATGAGCAGACACTGGATAAG GTGACAACAGACTGCAGTGCTCTGAAAGAGAAATATGACTCCTTTTCCACCAAG GAGTATTTGATTAAAGAAGGAAATTTAAGTAGAGGAGCCATCGACATGATCGGTGACTTGCTGAATGAAGATGGTAGATTTTACATGTCATTTCTTCACTCAGTCATGGCTCATGTTACCTTCTCCGACACCAG TTTTGATGAGATCACGGGAGGATTCGATCAGCTTTCTGATGCTTTCTACCAGCATATTCGTGGGGGTATTCAGTTTCACTCTGCAGCAGTGAAGATACTAACCAAGGGTGACCAAGTGAGAGTGTTCTACCGTAGGGCAAACACATCGGTCCCCTTATCTGTGACGGCTGACTATGTCCTTGTCACAGCCACGGCAAAAGCTGCACGGCTCATTAAATTTTCTCCACCTCTTTCTCCTCTCAAGACCCATGCCCTGCGCTCCATGCACTACACAAAGGATGTTAAGATTGCTTTGGCCTGTACTAAAAAGTTTTGGGAGAAGGATGGAATCCATGGCGGGAGGTCAATCACGGATCGCCCCTCCAGATTCGTCTACTACCCCAACCACAATTTCCCCAGTGGCCTGGGCGTGATCCTGGCTTCCTACACCTGGGGCGATGATACTGAATTCTTTATTCCCCTCAGTGATGAAAAGTGTGTTGATGTGGTGCTGGGGGACCTGGCAGAAATCCACCAGGTGCCCAAAGATTATATCCGGAGTGTCTGCAATAAGTATGTGATCAAGAAATGGGGCCTGGACAGATATTCCATGGGCTCATATGTTTCCTTCACTCAATACCAATATGTCGACTACGCCAAGGCTCTGTTTCAGAATGAAGGGAGGATCCATTTTTCAGGAGAACTCACAGCCCAGCCTCACGCCTGGATCGACACCGCTATGAAATCTGCTGTGAGAGCAGCAAGGAACATCCATGCTGTTATTAACGCCTCACCGAAGCAGCAGCAACATGAGCTGAAGGAAAATGAACTTTAA